A stretch of Palaemon carinicauda isolate YSFRI2023 chromosome 36, ASM3689809v2, whole genome shotgun sequence DNA encodes these proteins:
- the LOC137628914 gene encoding high mobility group nucleosome-binding domain-containing protein 5-like isoform X1: protein MSEETKPQPEKEIEAKEEETKENNVAEDEGAKEEAEDAGEGSSKDEGDGKEEKEEDGEVKEEDEGGDEGDGKEAKEDEAAEGGEEDGKDSEEAEAEGDGEEKADEGEEKSEEKEADEGKSGDDAGEASESGDKSESKEGGEEEEEAEVKEEDGEKEKEEEEKEEAESKEGESEEKEGKSEEKTAEE, encoded by the exons AAACCAAGCCCCAACCTGAGAAGGAGATCGAAGCTAAGGAGGAAGAGACGAAGGAAAACAATGTTGCAG AAGATGAAGGAGCGAAAGAGGAGGCTGAGGACGCAGGAGAGGGAAGTAGCAAAGATGAAGGAGATGgaaaagaggagaaagaagaggatgGGGAAGTAAAGGAAGAAGATGAAG GAGGCGATGAAGGTGACGGAAAGGAGGCTAAAGAAGACGAGGCTGCAGAAGGCGGTGAAGAAGATGGAAAAGATTCAGAAGAGGCTGAAGCAGAAGGAGATGGTGAGGAGAAGGCCGACGAAGGAGAGGAGAAATCCGAAGAGAAAGAAGCCGATGAAGGGAAATCCGGAGATGACGCAGGAGAAGCATCGGAGAGCGGCGATAAATCTGAGAGTAAAGAAGGAggcgaggaagaagaagaagcggaAGTGAAGGAAGaagatggagagaaggagaaggaagaggaggagaaggaagaagcaGAGTCTAAAGAAGGAGAATCGgaggaaaaagaaggaaagagcGAAGAGAAAACGGCCGAGGAgtag
- the LOC137628914 gene encoding high mobility group nucleosome-binding domain-containing protein 5-like isoform X2: MSEETKPQPEKEIEAKEEETKENNVADEGAKEEAEDAGEGSSKDEGDGKEEKEEDGEVKEEDEGGDEGDGKEAKEDEAAEGGEEDGKDSEEAEAEGDGEEKADEGEEKSEEKEADEGKSGDDAGEASESGDKSESKEGGEEEEEAEVKEEDGEKEKEEEEKEEAESKEGESEEKEGKSEEKTAEE; this comes from the exons AAACCAAGCCCCAACCTGAGAAGGAGATCGAAGCTAAGGAGGAAGAGACGAAGGAAAACAATGTTGCAG ATGAAGGAGCGAAAGAGGAGGCTGAGGACGCAGGAGAGGGAAGTAGCAAAGATGAAGGAGATGgaaaagaggagaaagaagaggatgGGGAAGTAAAGGAAGAAGATGAAG GAGGCGATGAAGGTGACGGAAAGGAGGCTAAAGAAGACGAGGCTGCAGAAGGCGGTGAAGAAGATGGAAAAGATTCAGAAGAGGCTGAAGCAGAAGGAGATGGTGAGGAGAAGGCCGACGAAGGAGAGGAGAAATCCGAAGAGAAAGAAGCCGATGAAGGGAAATCCGGAGATGACGCAGGAGAAGCATCGGAGAGCGGCGATAAATCTGAGAGTAAAGAAGGAggcgaggaagaagaagaagcggaAGTGAAGGAAGaagatggagagaaggagaaggaagaggaggagaaggaagaagcaGAGTCTAAAGAAGGAGAATCGgaggaaaaagaaggaaagagcGAAGAGAAAACGGCCGAGGAgtag